In Geopsychrobacter electrodiphilus DSM 16401, a single window of DNA contains:
- a CDS encoding multiheme c-type cytochrome: MKKLKLMLLLGLIALVAGLSGCASDGSNGAAGAPGAPGATGPAGPVTQTNESCAVCHSAGAIADIGAIHTTDAPLTVTVDDVRTVTTGTNKFVEVDFTAMNGTQGVTGLDTKAANFYLADIVPAGTNTTVSGTWPTAYLERWAYEGTGKVVGTLTAGATAGTYTYTFGTPYTDGTFTAALAGTSHGGDPLAAESLATVAPEFSIYGDTQRVVIKVGADSTSHYAGTVAVQDFTVADSGAIGTADAITTVLPDRVLAPVSGCKQCHSDNMQNAAHASSYPDTRVCNTCHSPISNWPHSASADGTGLLEGGVTNSYGQDITRDGMWLSKFVHQIHSNNVWAFNATPDVTYPENIKNCAKCHNGDDNMSTAWNTNPSGEACASCHSGNVINADGTMTHDTANYASAPTGNYADTAGGFNVCAGCHPSAAIISAHTVTTLKNAPTVSITPVYTSAITLAGATGASGEFLAGDVPVVTVTATKGGVAMSTADFTAAKLYVYGPRSKALPILTPGSSTDPAYDPATAPTQGVNLLDTTDANVTVDATDLKYTLQAIPSTLEAGTYMAMVYVTDPSSRNIPTSYGGYNLDGWQLINFQVGTATVQPRVAGDGCNKCHDLNDWTSTAHRAYFGTDGCLACHDQSGNHADTIANRVHAVHSATLNGDLNNRDWTEITYPSALTNCAVCHNSTSKNYMATSDTVQPSQWAKPCIGCHGDVPGAKDHMIQNGGPL, from the coding sequence ATGAAGAAGTTGAAATTAATGTTGTTGCTCGGTCTGATTGCACTGGTCGCCGGATTGTCCGGCTGCGCCAGTGATGGCAGCAATGGTGCTGCTGGTGCCCCTGGTGCCCCTGGTGCGACCGGCCCTGCGGGCCCGGTAACCCAAACCAATGAATCTTGTGCTGTCTGCCACTCTGCAGGAGCCATCGCTGACATCGGTGCTATCCATACCACGGATGCCCCGCTGACCGTGACCGTTGACGATGTTCGCACCGTTACCACCGGTACCAACAAGTTTGTTGAAGTCGATTTTACTGCCATGAACGGGACCCAAGGCGTCACCGGTCTCGATACGAAAGCCGCCAATTTCTACCTGGCAGATATCGTCCCTGCAGGAACAAATACAACTGTTTCCGGCACCTGGCCAACCGCTTACCTTGAGCGCTGGGCCTATGAAGGTACTGGGAAAGTCGTAGGCACTCTTACCGCTGGTGCCACTGCCGGGACTTACACCTACACCTTCGGCACCCCCTACACCGACGGCACCTTCACTGCGGCGCTGGCAGGTACGAGCCACGGCGGCGATCCTCTCGCAGCAGAGTCTCTCGCAACCGTCGCACCAGAGTTCAGCATCTACGGCGATACCCAGCGTGTCGTCATTAAAGTTGGGGCTGATAGCACTAGTCACTATGCCGGCACCGTCGCTGTTCAAGACTTCACCGTTGCCGACTCGGGAGCTATCGGAACCGCTGACGCTATTACAACCGTACTCCCGGATCGGGTCCTTGCACCGGTTTCAGGCTGCAAGCAGTGTCACTCCGACAACATGCAGAATGCCGCCCATGCCAGCAGCTATCCCGATACCCGCGTGTGCAACACCTGCCACTCACCGATCAGCAACTGGCCGCATAGCGCCAGTGCCGATGGAACAGGTTTGCTCGAAGGCGGTGTCACCAATTCCTATGGCCAGGACATCACCAGAGACGGCATGTGGCTGTCCAAATTTGTTCACCAGATCCATTCAAACAACGTCTGGGCCTTCAATGCGACCCCAGATGTTACTTACCCGGAAAATATCAAGAACTGCGCCAAGTGCCACAACGGCGACGACAACATGAGCACTGCTTGGAACACCAACCCGTCTGGTGAGGCCTGCGCGTCCTGCCACAGCGGCAACGTCATCAATGCCGACGGCACTATGACCCACGATACAGCGAACTACGCTTCGGCTCCGACCGGCAACTACGCAGATACGGCTGGCGGCTTCAACGTTTGTGCCGGATGTCACCCCTCCGCGGCCATCATATCGGCTCATACCGTCACCACGTTGAAAAACGCTCCGACCGTCTCCATCACACCTGTCTACACCTCGGCCATTACCCTTGCTGGTGCGACTGGTGCTTCTGGTGAATTCCTCGCGGGCGATGTTCCGGTTGTTACTGTGACCGCCACTAAAGGCGGCGTTGCAATGTCTACGGCTGACTTCACTGCGGCCAAACTGTATGTCTACGGTCCGCGGTCTAAGGCTCTGCCGATCCTGACCCCCGGTTCGTCCACCGACCCGGCCTATGATCCAGCCACGGCCCCGACCCAGGGTGTCAACTTGCTGGATACCACCGACGCCAACGTCACGGTTGACGCCACTGACCTCAAGTACACGCTGCAGGCCATCCCCAGCACTCTTGAAGCGGGTACCTACATGGCCATGGTTTACGTCACTGATCCGTCGAGCCGTAACATCCCGACCAGCTATGGCGGTTACAACCTTGACGGTTGGCAGCTGATTAACTTCCAGGTTGGTACCGCAACCGTGCAGCCCAGAGTTGCGGGCGATGGCTGCAATAAGTGCCACGATCTGAATGACTGGACCTCGACAGCTCACCGTGCCTATTTCGGCACCGACGGCTGCCTAGCCTGTCATGATCAATCGGGCAACCATGCTGATACCATTGCAAATCGCGTACATGCGGTTCACAGCGCTACCCTAAATGGCGATCTCAATAATCGTGATTGGACGGAGATCACCTATCCGTCGGCTCTGACCAACTGCGCGGTCTGCCACAACAGCACCAGCAAAAACTACATGGCAACGAGTGACACCGTTCAGCCTTCGCAATGGGCCAAGCCCTGCATCGGTTGCCACGGCGACGTGCCTGGCGCAAAAGATCACATGATTCAAAATGGTGGTCCTTTGTAA